The sequence CCGCCATCGAGCAGCTGGAATCGGCGCTGGCCAGCTACCCCGGAACGCTGCTGCTGGTCACTCACGACCGGCGGATGCTGGCCGCCATCGAGACCAACAGGCGGCTGCGGGTCGACGCCGGGCGGATCGCCGAGGATTGATCCGTGCCGGCGGGCCGGCGCGGGGTGAGAATGACGCCATGCTCAAGTGGGAGTACGCCCTGCTGGTCCGCCGCCGCCAGGCCGCGACCAACGACCTCGGCTGGGAGGTCGTCTTCGTCTGGTACGGCCCGGACGGCTCGATGGTCGACGTGACGCCGTACGGCGACACCGCCCTGGCCCACCTGAACCGGGCCGGCGACCAGGGCTGGGAGTTGGTCGCGATGAGCGAGGATCCGTCCCTGCCCGGCAACAACGAGCTGCACCGCTACCACCTCAAGCGGCCGAAGCCCGCCGACCCGCCGCCCCGCCAGCGGATCCGCGGCGGCCGCCGCACCCTCTCGGGCTGACCCGACCGCTTCGCGGCTCGGCCGTGCCAGCGCGGAGCCGGTGCCTCCGTTGACCGTGATGCCTGTGAGTCATCTTGATGCCTGTGTGGCATCAGGCTGATTGCGGCCCCAGCCCGCATCCCGCGACACGCTCGTGCGCGGGCCGCGCCCCCGCGGGCGGCGAGGTGGACGAGCGGGGCATAACGGGCGTGATTGCGGGTAACGCGCGGCGGGAGGTGGCCCGAATGGTCGCTTTGGCACAGACTCCGCCCTCGGCCGACCGGCTGCGGGCGATCGACGAATTCCTCGCTCAGGCGTGGGCGGACCAGGTCCGCCACGATGATCGGTTGCGGGACCTGGCGGTCGAGGTGCGGTTCGACCGGGGGGTGGCCCATCTGAGCGGTGACGTGGCCGAGCCCACCCAGCTACGGCTGGTGCGGGACCTGGTGGGGCGGCTGGCCGGTGTCTACGGCGTCTGGTGCCGGGTCGGCATCGGCGGGCGGGCGCCCGTGGTCGTGGACCTCGGGTGCGGGCCGACCAAGCAATGGTCGAGCAACCTGGGGCTGGACATCTACCCGGCGCCCGGCGTGGACGCCGTCGCGGACCTGTCCGGCTCCCTGCCGCTCGCCGACAACTCGGTGGACGTCCTCTTCGCGGTGCACATCCTGGAGCACCTGATCGACTTCCTGCCGCTTGTCGACGAGTGTCATCGGGTGCTCCGCCCCGGAGGCGTGCTGCACGTGATGAGCCCCTGGTGGGGGCATGTGAACGCGGTGGCCGACCCGACCCACGTCCGGCTGATGGACGTGCAGACGTTCAAGGGAATCTGCCAGCTCCGGCCACCGGGCACGCCGCGGTGGTACCCCCTGCACGCCGGCTGCGACGGCGCGTCGATCTTCGCCGACCTGACCCCCCTCCCCCCGGACGCCGACCCGGCGCCCCAGTCCCACCTGGCCCGTTTCTTCGACTAGCCGGTCCCTGTGGACTCGCGGAGTTCCAGGCGGTAGGGGGCGGCGAGTTCCCGGGCGGGGACGGTGCGGTCGCCATCCAGGCGGTCGGCGAGGAGTTGGATGGCCAGGCGGGCGATCTGCTCCTTGTCCGGGGCCACGGTGCTCAGGGCCGGGATGGCGAACCTGCCGTCCTCGATGTCGTCGAAGCCGACCACTGCCACGTCCTCGGGCACCCGCAGGCCGGCCTCGTGCAGAGCGCGCAGGGCACCGAGGGCGAGCGTGTCGTTGAAGCAGAAGACGGCGTCGGGGCGTACACCGGAGGTGAGCAGGCCGCGCATCGCGGCCGCGCCGTCGGCGCGGTGCCAGGCCGGCGCGGACGCCACCAGGGCCTGGTCGTAGTCGAGCCCGGCGGCGCGCAGCGCGTCGCGGTAGCCGGCCAGGCGCAGCCGGGCACTGGCGCCCACGTCGGTGCGCTGCGCGCCGACGGCAGCGATCCGACGGCGACCGATCTGGATCAGGTGAGCGGTGCTCTCCCGGGCCGCGGTCACGTTGTCGATCACCACTCGATCGGCGGAGCAGTGTTCGATCCGCTCGCCGAGCAGCACCATCGGAGTGCCGTCCAGGCCGGCCAGGTCCGCCGCGGTGAGCGCCGACGGACTGAGGATGAGCCCGTCGATCAGGTGGTCGGTGATACCGGAGGCAAGCACCCGTTCCTGGTCACGCCGGCCCTCGGTCTGGTCGATGAGCACCGTCCAGCCGTACTCGGCGGCGGCGGTGACCACGTGGCGGGCCAGCTCGGCGAAGTACGGGACGTCCAGTTCCGGAACGGCCAACGCGATCACGCCGGTGCGGCCCTTGCGCAGGTGACGGGCCGAGAGGTTGGGCCGGTAGTTCAGCTCGGCGATCGCCTCCTCGACCCGGGCACGGGTGTCCGGCCGCACGTGCAGGTGGCCGTTCACGACGTTCGAGACGGTCTTGACGGAGACGCCGGCCCGTTCGGCCACGTCCTTGAGTCTGTGTCGCACGCCACAACCTCCCCGAGGTGACGGGCGCACCATACCGTCAGCGACCCCCCTGCACGGCGGGCTGGTGCTGGACCAGCCGGTTGCGGCGGTGGCCGTAACCGAAGTAGATCACCGCGCCGAGCAGCATCCAGGCCAGGAACCGCAGCCAGGTCTCCACCGACAGGTTGAGCATCAGGTAGAAGCAGGCCAGCGCCGAGACGATCGGCAGCACCGGCGAGAACGGCACCCGGAACGGCCGCTCCAGGTCCGGCCGCTTGCGGCGCAGGATCGGCACCGCCACCGACACGAGGACGAACGCGCAGAGCGCGCCGATGCTGACCAGGTCGGCCAGCGCGGAGAGCGGCAGGAAGCCGGCCAGCAGCGCGACCGCCACCGTCATGATCGCCGAGATCCGGTACGGGGTGCCCCAGCGCGGGTGCACCTTCGCGATCGAGGGCGGGATCAACCCGTCCCGGGCGATGGCGAAGCCGATCCGGCCCATCGCCACCAGGTCGACCAGGATGACGCTGGTCAGGCCCGCGACCGCGGCGATGGAGACCAGCACGGCGGCCCAGCCGGCACCGACCGACTCGAAGGCCGACGCGATCGGGGCGCCCCTGTCGATCTCGGTGTACGGCACCATCCCGACCACCACCAGCGAGACGCCGATGTAGAGCACCGTGGAGATCAGCAGCGTGCCGAGCAGACCCAGGGTGAGGTCCCGCTTGGGCTTCCTCGTCTCCTCGCCCAGGTTGGCCACGGCCTCGAAGCCGGTGTACGCGAAGAAGACCACGGCGGCGGCGCTGAGCACCCCGACGAAGCCGAAGACCGACGGCTCCAGCCCGAAGAGCGCCTGCGTGACCGGTTGCTTGATGCCGTCGTCGCCGCTCCCGGCGGGCTCGGCCGGCGGGATGAACGGGGTGAGGTTGGCGGCCTTCACGAAGAACAGCCCGGCGACCACCACGAAGACGCAGATGGCCACCTTCACCAGTACCAGCAGGTTGGTGATCCGGGCGGATTCCCGGATGCCGACGATCGCCACGACGCCGAGGATCAGCACGATCGCGATGGCGCCCACGTTGACGGTGCTGCCCTCCTCACCGAACCACCGGGTCGGAAGGTCGAGCAGTTCGGCGAGGTAGCCGGACCAGCCTCGGGCCACCACTGCGGCGCCGAGCGCGAACTCCAGCAGCAGGTCCCAGCCGATGATCCAGGCGACGATCTCGCCCATCGTGGCGTACGCGTAGGTGTAGGCGCTGCCGGCGGTCGGCACGCTGGAGGCGAGTTCGGCGTAGCAGAGGGCGGCGAGCAGGGCCACCACGCCGGCGATGGCGAAGGAGATCACCACGCCCGGCCCGGCGCTGTCCCGGGCCTCGATCCCGGTGAGGGTGAAGATGCCGGTGCCGATCACGATGCCGATGCCGAAGCCGGTGAGGTCGATCGCGCCGAGCCGCCTCTTCAGCCCCAACTGGCCGTCGCTGCCGTCCGCCTCACCCTGGGCTATCACGTCCTTGATTGGTTTTGTGCGCAGCACGGACACCCGGTCACCCCTCCCACCGTGCGACCACCTCCGTGGCGGCCGGTGACCGCCGTTGCTACCCACCGGCGCGATTCGTCAACCACGAACTCTTGCGGCGATGGCCAGACTGTGAAAATTTCCTACCAGCAACGCGGACATCGGCGGCGAATCTTGCCGTGCGCCGCGCGAAACATCCGGGAGCCCCAACGAAGGGACAGACCGCATGAAAGCCACCCGACTCGGAGTCGCCGGGCTGGTCGCAGCCCTGCTCGGCACGTTCGTCACCGCCACCCCCGCGAGCGCCGCACCCAGCGCGGCCGACACCACCAGCACCGCCACCTGCGCCACCGACCCGGCCACCCCGAAGCGGCAGTTCCGGGCCATGTGGATCTCGTCGGTGGTCAACATCGACTGGCCCAGCAAGGCGTCCCAGACCAACCCGGACCGGATCGCGGCCCAGCAGGCCGAATACCGCCAACTGCTCGACCTGGCCGGGCGA comes from Micromonospora vinacea and encodes:
- a CDS encoding methyltransferase domain-containing protein — encoded protein: MVALAQTPPSADRLRAIDEFLAQAWADQVRHDDRLRDLAVEVRFDRGVAHLSGDVAEPTQLRLVRDLVGRLAGVYGVWCRVGIGGRAPVVVDLGCGPTKQWSSNLGLDIYPAPGVDAVADLSGSLPLADNSVDVLFAVHILEHLIDFLPLVDECHRVLRPGGVLHVMSPWWGHVNAVADPTHVRLMDVQTFKGICQLRPPGTPRWYPLHAGCDGASIFADLTPLPPDADPAPQSHLARFFD
- a CDS encoding LacI family DNA-binding transcriptional regulator encodes the protein MRHRLKDVAERAGVSVKTVSNVVNGHLHVRPDTRARVEEAIAELNYRPNLSARHLRKGRTGVIALAVPELDVPYFAELARHVVTAAAEYGWTVLIDQTEGRRDQERVLASGITDHLIDGLILSPSALTAADLAGLDGTPMVLLGERIEHCSADRVVIDNVTAARESTAHLIQIGRRRIAAVGAQRTDVGASARLRLAGYRDALRAAGLDYDQALVASAPAWHRADGAAAMRGLLTSGVRPDAVFCFNDTLALGALRALHEAGLRVPEDVAVVGFDDIEDGRFAIPALSTVAPDKEQIARLAIQLLADRLDGDRTVPARELAAPYRLELRESTGTG
- a CDS encoding amino acid permease — its product is MSVLRTKPIKDVIAQGEADGSDGQLGLKRRLGAIDLTGFGIGIVIGTGIFTLTGIEARDSAGPGVVISFAIAGVVALLAALCYAELASSVPTAGSAYTYAYATMGEIVAWIIGWDLLLEFALGAAVVARGWSGYLAELLDLPTRWFGEEGSTVNVGAIAIVLILGVVAIVGIRESARITNLLVLVKVAICVFVVVAGLFFVKAANLTPFIPPAEPAGSGDDGIKQPVTQALFGLEPSVFGFVGVLSAAAVVFFAYTGFEAVANLGEETRKPKRDLTLGLLGTLLISTVLYIGVSLVVVGMVPYTEIDRGAPIASAFESVGAGWAAVLVSIAAVAGLTSVILVDLVAMGRIGFAIARDGLIPPSIAKVHPRWGTPYRISAIMTVAVALLAGFLPLSALADLVSIGALCAFVLVSVAVPILRRKRPDLERPFRVPFSPVLPIVSALACFYLMLNLSVETWLRFLAWMLLGAVIYFGYGHRRNRLVQHQPAVQGGR